From a single Nicotiana tomentosiformis chromosome 2, ASM39032v3, whole genome shotgun sequence genomic region:
- the LOC104119096 gene encoding uncharacterized protein isoform X3: MSTSCATAGTKWLNPTEGGRWELNRRNFAINRIVVTGASVMPPSVVAESSQGLQQLPFKPEGYNYWTWRGHKIHYVEEGEGFPVVLIHGFGTSAFHWRYNIPELAKKYKVYALDLLGFGWSEKARIDYDALIWRDQVVDFLKEIVKQPTVLVGNGLGGFTTLLAAAALPAEQVKGVSLLNSAGQFGDDVTTTDKTEETALHKFIVRPVEEIFQRVVVGLAFWLTMQPAQIEAQLKSGVYRNHSNVDDYLVNSIAIPAADPNAEEVYYRYGAILENLKSREDLLEKIKGCIVDSGGDPDISPKVWAAGFTTALLQKRSSSVYPSVEAGEGIEVQSGLTSGNIQGKEPMLMETLLLAAFEKLFSFLLNLPDVNARLRKIISALVKNQPSCPQLYLYSSADKVIPIQSVESFIEEQRKSGRKVHSFNFGSSPHVDHYRTFPDIYVSVLQKFLEESMLVPNGVYQVESQVSGS; the protein is encoded by the exons ATGTCAACTTCTTGTGCTACGGCTGGGACCAAATGGTTGAATCCGACAG AAGGGGGCAGATGGGAATTAAATAGAAGGAATTTCGCTATTAATAGAATTGTTGTTACTGGTGCTTCAGTTATGCCCCCTTCTGTAGTTGCTGAATCCTCTCAAG GCTTGCAGCAATTACCATTTAAACCTGAGGGGTACAACTATTGGACATGGCGAGGCCACAAAATTCATTATGTAGAGGAAGGGGAAGGGTTTCCAGTTGTTCTGATTCACGGATTTGGTACATCCGCTTTTCATTGGAG gTATAACATACCAGAGCTGGCTAAAAAATACAAGGTGTATGCTCTGGATTTGCTCGGATTTGGCTGGAGCGAGAAGGCACGAATAGACTATGATGCCTTGATTTGGAGAGACCAGGTTGTCGACTTCTTAAAGGAGATAGTTAAACAACCCACAGTTTTAGTGGGGAACGG TCTTGGAGGATTTACTACTTTGTTAGCAGCAGCAGCACTGCCAGCTGAGCAAGTCAAGGGAGTTTCCTTATTAAATAGTGCAGGACAATTTGGGGATGACGttactacaactgacaaaacTGAAGAGACAGCCTTACACAAGTTCATAGTAAGGCCAGTAGAGGAAATTTTTCAACGTGTTGTTGTCGGATTGGCATTCTGGCTAACCATGCAACCAGCTCAAATTGAAGCTCAGCTTAAGAGTGGT GTCTATAGAAACCATTCAAATGTGGATGATTACCTCGTCAATTCAATTGCTATTCCTGCTGCTGATCCAAATGCAGAGGAAGTTTATTACCG TTATGGTGCTATTCTGGAGAATTTGAAAAGCAGAGAGGATTTGTTGGAAAAGATCAAGGGATGTATTGTTGATTCAGGTGGCGACCCTGATATAAGCCCCAAG GTCTGGGCAGCAGGATTTACTACAGCCCTGCTGCAGAAGCGTAGCTCTTCTGTATATCCTTCAGTGGAAGCTGGTGAAGGAATTGAAGTGCAAAGTGGGTTAACCTCAGGAAACATTCAAGGGAAAGAACCCATGTTGATGGAAACCTTGCTTTTAGCAGCATTTGAGAAGCTTTTCTCATTTCTTCTTAATTTGCCTGATGTTAATGC GCGGCTGAGGAAGATAATTTCTGCCCTTGTCAAGAACCAGCCTTCTTGCCCGCAGCTTTATCTTTACAGTTCTGCTGACAAGGTCATTCCGATTCAGTCGGTTGAGTCTTTTATTGAAGAGCAGAGAAAAAGTGGGAGAAAGGTTCACTCTTTCAACTTTGGCTCATCTCCCCATGTAGACCATTACCGGACTTTCCCAGACATTTATGTATCTGTACTACAGAAATTTCTCGAAGAATCTATGCTCGTTCCAAATGGAGTGTACCAAGTAGAAAGCCAGGTCAGTGGATCATAG
- the LOC104119096 gene encoding uncharacterized protein isoform X1, with the protein MSTSCATAGTKWLNPTGNRLAVPGRSNHFKGGRWELNRRNFAINRIVVTGASVMPPSVVAESSQGLQQLPFKPEGYNYWTWRGHKIHYVEEGEGFPVVLIHGFGTSAFHWRYNIPELAKKYKVYALDLLGFGWSEKARIDYDALIWRDQVVDFLKEIVKQPTVLVGNGLGGFTTLLAAAALPAEQVKGVSLLNSAGQFGDDVTTTDKTEETALHKFIVRPVEEIFQRVVVGLAFWLTMQPAQIEAQLKSGVYRNHSNVDDYLVNSIAIPAADPNAEEVYYRYGAILENLKSREDLLEKIKGCIVDSGGDPDISPKVWAAGFTTALLQKRSSSVYPSVEAGEGIEVQSGLTSGNIQGKEPMLMETLLLAAFEKLFSFLLNLPDVNARLRKIISALVKNQPSCPQLYLYSSADKVIPIQSVESFIEEQRKSGRKVHSFNFGSSPHVDHYRTFPDIYVSVLQKFLEESMLVPNGVYQVESQVSGS; encoded by the exons ATGTCAACTTCTTGTGCTACGGCTGGGACCAAATGGTTGAATCCGACAGGTAACAGGTTAGCTGTACCTGGAAGAAGTAATCATTTCA AAGGGGGCAGATGGGAATTAAATAGAAGGAATTTCGCTATTAATAGAATTGTTGTTACTGGTGCTTCAGTTATGCCCCCTTCTGTAGTTGCTGAATCCTCTCAAG GCTTGCAGCAATTACCATTTAAACCTGAGGGGTACAACTATTGGACATGGCGAGGCCACAAAATTCATTATGTAGAGGAAGGGGAAGGGTTTCCAGTTGTTCTGATTCACGGATTTGGTACATCCGCTTTTCATTGGAG gTATAACATACCAGAGCTGGCTAAAAAATACAAGGTGTATGCTCTGGATTTGCTCGGATTTGGCTGGAGCGAGAAGGCACGAATAGACTATGATGCCTTGATTTGGAGAGACCAGGTTGTCGACTTCTTAAAGGAGATAGTTAAACAACCCACAGTTTTAGTGGGGAACGG TCTTGGAGGATTTACTACTTTGTTAGCAGCAGCAGCACTGCCAGCTGAGCAAGTCAAGGGAGTTTCCTTATTAAATAGTGCAGGACAATTTGGGGATGACGttactacaactgacaaaacTGAAGAGACAGCCTTACACAAGTTCATAGTAAGGCCAGTAGAGGAAATTTTTCAACGTGTTGTTGTCGGATTGGCATTCTGGCTAACCATGCAACCAGCTCAAATTGAAGCTCAGCTTAAGAGTGGT GTCTATAGAAACCATTCAAATGTGGATGATTACCTCGTCAATTCAATTGCTATTCCTGCTGCTGATCCAAATGCAGAGGAAGTTTATTACCG TTATGGTGCTATTCTGGAGAATTTGAAAAGCAGAGAGGATTTGTTGGAAAAGATCAAGGGATGTATTGTTGATTCAGGTGGCGACCCTGATATAAGCCCCAAG GTCTGGGCAGCAGGATTTACTACAGCCCTGCTGCAGAAGCGTAGCTCTTCTGTATATCCTTCAGTGGAAGCTGGTGAAGGAATTGAAGTGCAAAGTGGGTTAACCTCAGGAAACATTCAAGGGAAAGAACCCATGTTGATGGAAACCTTGCTTTTAGCAGCATTTGAGAAGCTTTTCTCATTTCTTCTTAATTTGCCTGATGTTAATGC GCGGCTGAGGAAGATAATTTCTGCCCTTGTCAAGAACCAGCCTTCTTGCCCGCAGCTTTATCTTTACAGTTCTGCTGACAAGGTCATTCCGATTCAGTCGGTTGAGTCTTTTATTGAAGAGCAGAGAAAAAGTGGGAGAAAGGTTCACTCTTTCAACTTTGGCTCATCTCCCCATGTAGACCATTACCGGACTTTCCCAGACATTTATGTATCTGTACTACAGAAATTTCTCGAAGAATCTATGCTCGTTCCAAATGGAGTGTACCAAGTAGAAAGCCAGGTCAGTGGATCATAG
- the LOC104119096 gene encoding uncharacterized protein isoform X4, which yields MSTSCATAGTKWLNPTGGRWELNRRNFAINRIVVTGASVMPPSVVAESSQGLQQLPFKPEGYNYWTWRGHKIHYVEEGEGFPVVLIHGFGTSAFHWRYNIPELAKKYKVYALDLLGFGWSEKARIDYDALIWRDQVVDFLKEIVKQPTVLVGNGLGGFTTLLAAAALPAEQVKGVSLLNSAGQFGDDVTTTDKTEETALHKFIVRPVEEIFQRVVVGLAFWLTMQPAQIEAQLKSGVYRNHSNVDDYLVNSIAIPAADPNAEEVYYRYGAILENLKSREDLLEKIKGCIVDSGGDPDISPKVWAAGFTTALLQKRSSSVYPSVEAGEGIEVQSGLTSGNIQGKEPMLMETLLLAAFEKLFSFLLNLPDVNARLRKIISALVKNQPSCPQLYLYSSADKVIPIQSVESFIEEQRKSGRKVHSFNFGSSPHVDHYRTFPDIYVSVLQKFLEESMLVPNGVYQVESQVSGS from the exons ATGTCAACTTCTTGTGCTACGGCTGGGACCAAATGGTTGAATCCGACAG GGGGCAGATGGGAATTAAATAGAAGGAATTTCGCTATTAATAGAATTGTTGTTACTGGTGCTTCAGTTATGCCCCCTTCTGTAGTTGCTGAATCCTCTCAAG GCTTGCAGCAATTACCATTTAAACCTGAGGGGTACAACTATTGGACATGGCGAGGCCACAAAATTCATTATGTAGAGGAAGGGGAAGGGTTTCCAGTTGTTCTGATTCACGGATTTGGTACATCCGCTTTTCATTGGAG gTATAACATACCAGAGCTGGCTAAAAAATACAAGGTGTATGCTCTGGATTTGCTCGGATTTGGCTGGAGCGAGAAGGCACGAATAGACTATGATGCCTTGATTTGGAGAGACCAGGTTGTCGACTTCTTAAAGGAGATAGTTAAACAACCCACAGTTTTAGTGGGGAACGG TCTTGGAGGATTTACTACTTTGTTAGCAGCAGCAGCACTGCCAGCTGAGCAAGTCAAGGGAGTTTCCTTATTAAATAGTGCAGGACAATTTGGGGATGACGttactacaactgacaaaacTGAAGAGACAGCCTTACACAAGTTCATAGTAAGGCCAGTAGAGGAAATTTTTCAACGTGTTGTTGTCGGATTGGCATTCTGGCTAACCATGCAACCAGCTCAAATTGAAGCTCAGCTTAAGAGTGGT GTCTATAGAAACCATTCAAATGTGGATGATTACCTCGTCAATTCAATTGCTATTCCTGCTGCTGATCCAAATGCAGAGGAAGTTTATTACCG TTATGGTGCTATTCTGGAGAATTTGAAAAGCAGAGAGGATTTGTTGGAAAAGATCAAGGGATGTATTGTTGATTCAGGTGGCGACCCTGATATAAGCCCCAAG GTCTGGGCAGCAGGATTTACTACAGCCCTGCTGCAGAAGCGTAGCTCTTCTGTATATCCTTCAGTGGAAGCTGGTGAAGGAATTGAAGTGCAAAGTGGGTTAACCTCAGGAAACATTCAAGGGAAAGAACCCATGTTGATGGAAACCTTGCTTTTAGCAGCATTTGAGAAGCTTTTCTCATTTCTTCTTAATTTGCCTGATGTTAATGC GCGGCTGAGGAAGATAATTTCTGCCCTTGTCAAGAACCAGCCTTCTTGCCCGCAGCTTTATCTTTACAGTTCTGCTGACAAGGTCATTCCGATTCAGTCGGTTGAGTCTTTTATTGAAGAGCAGAGAAAAAGTGGGAGAAAGGTTCACTCTTTCAACTTTGGCTCATCTCCCCATGTAGACCATTACCGGACTTTCCCAGACATTTATGTATCTGTACTACAGAAATTTCTCGAAGAATCTATGCTCGTTCCAAATGGAGTGTACCAAGTAGAAAGCCAGGTCAGTGGATCATAG
- the LOC104119096 gene encoding uncharacterized protein isoform X6, with product MSTSCATAGTKWLNPTGNRLAVPGRSNHFKGGRWELNRRNFAINRIVVTGASVMPPSVVAESSQGLQQLPFKPEGYNYWTWRGHKIHYVEEGEGFPVVLIHGFGTSAFHWRYNIPELAKKYKVYALDLLGFGWSEKARIDYDALIWRDQVVDFLKEIVKQPTVLVGNGLGGFTTLLAAAALPAEQVKGVSLLNSAGQFGDDVTTTDKTEETALHKFIVRPVEEIFQRVVVGLAFWLTMQPAQIEAQLKSGVYRNHSNVDDYLVNSIAIPAADPNAEEVYYRLLRQLMSNPRKYTLDSALSQLSCPLLLLWGDLDPWVDHAKANRIKEFYPNTFLVNLQAGHYPHDEVPELVNKALLDWLSTLGLSEPSLETVPEI from the exons ATGTCAACTTCTTGTGCTACGGCTGGGACCAAATGGTTGAATCCGACAGGTAACAGGTTAGCTGTACCTGGAAGAAGTAATCATTTCA AAGGGGGCAGATGGGAATTAAATAGAAGGAATTTCGCTATTAATAGAATTGTTGTTACTGGTGCTTCAGTTATGCCCCCTTCTGTAGTTGCTGAATCCTCTCAAG GCTTGCAGCAATTACCATTTAAACCTGAGGGGTACAACTATTGGACATGGCGAGGCCACAAAATTCATTATGTAGAGGAAGGGGAAGGGTTTCCAGTTGTTCTGATTCACGGATTTGGTACATCCGCTTTTCATTGGAG gTATAACATACCAGAGCTGGCTAAAAAATACAAGGTGTATGCTCTGGATTTGCTCGGATTTGGCTGGAGCGAGAAGGCACGAATAGACTATGATGCCTTGATTTGGAGAGACCAGGTTGTCGACTTCTTAAAGGAGATAGTTAAACAACCCACAGTTTTAGTGGGGAACGG TCTTGGAGGATTTACTACTTTGTTAGCAGCAGCAGCACTGCCAGCTGAGCAAGTCAAGGGAGTTTCCTTATTAAATAGTGCAGGACAATTTGGGGATGACGttactacaactgacaaaacTGAAGAGACAGCCTTACACAAGTTCATAGTAAGGCCAGTAGAGGAAATTTTTCAACGTGTTGTTGTCGGATTGGCATTCTGGCTAACCATGCAACCAGCTCAAATTGAAGCTCAGCTTAAGAGTGGT GTCTATAGAAACCATTCAAATGTGGATGATTACCTCGTCAATTCAATTGCTATTCCTGCTGCTGATCCAAATGCAGAGGAAGTTTATTACCG ACTATTAAGACAACTTATGTCGAACCCTAGAAAGTATACACTTGACAGTGCACTGAGCCAACTCTCTTgcccattgttgttgttgtggggTGACCTAGACCCTTGGGTCGATCATGCAAAGGCAAATCGAATTAAGGAGTTCTACCCAAACACATTCCTTGTAAACTTGCAGGCAGGGCATTACCCCCACGACGAAGTTCCAGAACTAGTGAATAAAGCTTTATTAGATTGGTTATCAACCTTGGGGTTGTCAGAACCTTCTCTTGAAACAGTGCCAGAAATTTAG
- the LOC104119096 gene encoding uncharacterized protein isoform X2 encodes MSTSCATAGTKWLNPTGNRLAVPGRSNHFRGRWELNRRNFAINRIVVTGASVMPPSVVAESSQGLQQLPFKPEGYNYWTWRGHKIHYVEEGEGFPVVLIHGFGTSAFHWRYNIPELAKKYKVYALDLLGFGWSEKARIDYDALIWRDQVVDFLKEIVKQPTVLVGNGLGGFTTLLAAAALPAEQVKGVSLLNSAGQFGDDVTTTDKTEETALHKFIVRPVEEIFQRVVVGLAFWLTMQPAQIEAQLKSGVYRNHSNVDDYLVNSIAIPAADPNAEEVYYRYGAILENLKSREDLLEKIKGCIVDSGGDPDISPKVWAAGFTTALLQKRSSSVYPSVEAGEGIEVQSGLTSGNIQGKEPMLMETLLLAAFEKLFSFLLNLPDVNARLRKIISALVKNQPSCPQLYLYSSADKVIPIQSVESFIEEQRKSGRKVHSFNFGSSPHVDHYRTFPDIYVSVLQKFLEESMLVPNGVYQVESQVSGS; translated from the exons ATGTCAACTTCTTGTGCTACGGCTGGGACCAAATGGTTGAATCCGACAGGTAACAGGTTAGCTGTACCTGGAAGAAGTAATCATTTCA GGGGCAGATGGGAATTAAATAGAAGGAATTTCGCTATTAATAGAATTGTTGTTACTGGTGCTTCAGTTATGCCCCCTTCTGTAGTTGCTGAATCCTCTCAAG GCTTGCAGCAATTACCATTTAAACCTGAGGGGTACAACTATTGGACATGGCGAGGCCACAAAATTCATTATGTAGAGGAAGGGGAAGGGTTTCCAGTTGTTCTGATTCACGGATTTGGTACATCCGCTTTTCATTGGAG gTATAACATACCAGAGCTGGCTAAAAAATACAAGGTGTATGCTCTGGATTTGCTCGGATTTGGCTGGAGCGAGAAGGCACGAATAGACTATGATGCCTTGATTTGGAGAGACCAGGTTGTCGACTTCTTAAAGGAGATAGTTAAACAACCCACAGTTTTAGTGGGGAACGG TCTTGGAGGATTTACTACTTTGTTAGCAGCAGCAGCACTGCCAGCTGAGCAAGTCAAGGGAGTTTCCTTATTAAATAGTGCAGGACAATTTGGGGATGACGttactacaactgacaaaacTGAAGAGACAGCCTTACACAAGTTCATAGTAAGGCCAGTAGAGGAAATTTTTCAACGTGTTGTTGTCGGATTGGCATTCTGGCTAACCATGCAACCAGCTCAAATTGAAGCTCAGCTTAAGAGTGGT GTCTATAGAAACCATTCAAATGTGGATGATTACCTCGTCAATTCAATTGCTATTCCTGCTGCTGATCCAAATGCAGAGGAAGTTTATTACCG TTATGGTGCTATTCTGGAGAATTTGAAAAGCAGAGAGGATTTGTTGGAAAAGATCAAGGGATGTATTGTTGATTCAGGTGGCGACCCTGATATAAGCCCCAAG GTCTGGGCAGCAGGATTTACTACAGCCCTGCTGCAGAAGCGTAGCTCTTCTGTATATCCTTCAGTGGAAGCTGGTGAAGGAATTGAAGTGCAAAGTGGGTTAACCTCAGGAAACATTCAAGGGAAAGAACCCATGTTGATGGAAACCTTGCTTTTAGCAGCATTTGAGAAGCTTTTCTCATTTCTTCTTAATTTGCCTGATGTTAATGC GCGGCTGAGGAAGATAATTTCTGCCCTTGTCAAGAACCAGCCTTCTTGCCCGCAGCTTTATCTTTACAGTTCTGCTGACAAGGTCATTCCGATTCAGTCGGTTGAGTCTTTTATTGAAGAGCAGAGAAAAAGTGGGAGAAAGGTTCACTCTTTCAACTTTGGCTCATCTCCCCATGTAGACCATTACCGGACTTTCCCAGACATTTATGTATCTGTACTACAGAAATTTCTCGAAGAATCTATGCTCGTTCCAAATGGAGTGTACCAAGTAGAAAGCCAGGTCAGTGGATCATAG
- the LOC104119096 gene encoding uncharacterized protein isoform X5, whose protein sequence is MEASVRLLTCLNRHHLPTSLFLKLNHKPLPLSPSSFPTPSLSLSRKNAPHIFLSHRYFSSNPSFPLSPPFRFSNPPFSTSQFFNPFLSSNRFARIVSGPQDGLFNWHFAAGSEKGIEIGVPPKEGPIVTVVLLGWLGSKPKHLRRYIELYNARGIHAVTFVASVRDVLSFDLGKKLEERIAVLANELALWMSESDKDGRERCLVFHTFSNTGWLAYGAILENLKSREDLLEKIKGCIVDSGGDPDISPKVWAAGFTTALLQKRSSSVYPSVEAGEGIEVQSGLTSGNIQGKEPMLMETLLLAAFEKLFSFLLNLPDVNARLRKIISALVKNQPSCPQLYLYSSADKVIPIQSVESFIEEQRKSGRKVHSFNFGSSPHVDHYRTFPDIYVSVLQKFLEESMLVPNGVYQVESQVSGS, encoded by the exons ATGGAAGCCTCTGTGAGACTACTCACTTGTTTAAATCGCCACCATCTCCCCACTTCTCTCTTCCTCAAACTCAATCACAAGCCCCTTCCTTTATCACCCTCTTCATTTCCCACCCCTTCACTTTCCTTATCTCGCAAAAACGCCCCCCACATTTTCTTATCCCATCGCTATTTCTCCTCCAATCCGTCCTTCCCACTTTCACCTCCATTTAGGTTTTCAAATCCTCCCTTCAGTACATCACAATTCTTCAATCCCTTCCTATCCAGCAATCGTTTTGCCCGTATAGTATCGGGTCCGCAAGACGGATTATTCAATTGGCATTTTGCTGCAGGCAGCGAAAAGGGTATTGAAATTGGGGTGCCGCCGAAAGAAGGCCCAATTGTGACGGTTGTGTTATTGGGTTGGCTCGGGTCAAAGCCCAAGCATTTAAGGAGGTACATTGAGTTGTATAACGCTAGGGGTATTCACGCTGTAACATTTGTTGCTTCTGTGAGAGATGTGCTTTCGTTCGATTTAGGGAAGAAATTAGAGGAGCGGATTGCTGTGCTGGCAAATGAGCTTGCTTTGTGGATGTCGGAGTCAGACAAGGATGGCCGTGAAAGATGTTTGGTTTTTCACACCTTCAGTAATACTGGCTGGCTTGC TTATGGTGCTATTCTGGAGAATTTGAAAAGCAGAGAGGATTTGTTGGAAAAGATCAAGGGATGTATTGTTGATTCAGGTGGCGACCCTGATATAAGCCCCAAG GTCTGGGCAGCAGGATTTACTACAGCCCTGCTGCAGAAGCGTAGCTCTTCTGTATATCCTTCAGTGGAAGCTGGTGAAGGAATTGAAGTGCAAAGTGGGTTAACCTCAGGAAACATTCAAGGGAAAGAACCCATGTTGATGGAAACCTTGCTTTTAGCAGCATTTGAGAAGCTTTTCTCATTTCTTCTTAATTTGCCTGATGTTAATGC GCGGCTGAGGAAGATAATTTCTGCCCTTGTCAAGAACCAGCCTTCTTGCCCGCAGCTTTATCTTTACAGTTCTGCTGACAAGGTCATTCCGATTCAGTCGGTTGAGTCTTTTATTGAAGAGCAGAGAAAAAGTGGGAGAAAGGTTCACTCTTTCAACTTTGGCTCATCTCCCCATGTAGACCATTACCGGACTTTCCCAGACATTTATGTATCTGTACTACAGAAATTTCTCGAAGAATCTATGCTCGTTCCAAATGGAGTGTACCAAGTAGAAAGCCAGGTCAGTGGATCATAG